A window of the Cicer arietinum cultivar CDC Frontier isolate Library 1 chromosome 6, Cicar.CDCFrontier_v2.0, whole genome shotgun sequence genome harbors these coding sequences:
- the LOC140920856 gene encoding tropinone reductase homolog At5g06060-like: MFVQGSKNHGNLVNKKRVFISDVKDENSLDCIVSKVKIVQIAQNVNNAGTNVRKPTIDYTAEEYAKVTNTNLDFVYHLTQLAYSLLKESGNGSIVFNSSVASLTSVGSGSIYALSKAAVNHLTKSLACEWAKDNIRSNCVTP, translated from the exons ATGTTTGTGCAGGGTAGTAAGAATCATGGCAATCTTGTTAATAAGAAGAGGGTGTTTATATCTGATGTTAAAGATGAAAACTCTCTTGATTGTATTGTTTCCAAAGTTAAAATTGTGCAAATTGCTCAAAAT GTAAACAATGCTGGAACAAATGTGAGGAAGCCAACAATTGATTATACAGCTGAAGAATATGCAAAAGTCACGAATACTAACTTGGACTTCGTATACCATCTAACCCAACTAGCATATTCTCTTCTTAAAGAATCTGGAAATGGAAGCATTGTGTTCAATTCCTCTGTTGCATCTCTGACAAGTGTAGGTTCTGGGTCCATCTATGCATTGAGTAAAG CTGCAGTCAATCACCTGACCAAAAGTCTTGCTTGTGAATGGGCAAAAGACAACATAAGGAGCAATTGTGTTACACCCTAG